Proteins encoded by one window of Luteimonas yindakuii:
- the mutL gene encoding DNA mismatch repair endonuclease MutL produces the protein MRIRQLPETLANQIAAGEVVERPASVVKELVENALDAGAGRVDIELEEGGVRLIRVRDDGGGIPPDELPLAVSRHATSKIASLDDLEAVATLGFRGEALPSIASVSRFLLVSRTVDAAHASALAVEGGQLGALEPKAHPTGTTVEVRDLFYNVPARRKFLRAERTELGHVEDWLRSLALARPDVELRIAHNGKPLRRYRGGGSLFEDGRLEETLGAEFARQALRIDHSAAGLRLSGWIARPAYSRASADQQHLYVNGRAVRDRSISHAVKQAYADVMYHGRQPAYVLFLELDPTRVDVNVHPAKHEVRFRDGRLLHEFVYRTLQGALAETRAGLGAAVTSDASSPEPSAASAFAASWTGSGQPREQSHLALRVDELRAGYAALYGATPAAADGGVVVGHAMPDADERGIPPLGFALAQLHGIYILSQAADGLIVVDMHAAHERIGYEKLKAAHDSEGLRMQPLLVPQTVAVAEREAEVAEREAAVLSELGFDVSRAGPQSLLLRGVPALLAQGDTEALLRDVLADLREHGHSRRVSGARDELLSTMACHGSVRANRRLTVPEMNALLRQMEETERSGQCNHGRPTWARFTLPEIDRWFMRGR, from the coding sequence GTGCGCATCCGCCAGTTGCCCGAGACCCTCGCCAACCAGATCGCCGCCGGCGAGGTCGTCGAACGCCCGGCGTCCGTGGTCAAGGAACTGGTCGAGAACGCGCTGGACGCCGGTGCGGGTCGGGTCGACATCGAACTCGAAGAAGGCGGCGTGCGGCTGATCCGCGTGCGCGACGACGGCGGCGGCATTCCGCCCGACGAGCTTCCGCTCGCGGTCTCGCGCCACGCCACCAGCAAGATCGCATCGCTCGACGACCTCGAGGCGGTGGCCACGCTGGGCTTCCGTGGCGAGGCGCTGCCGTCGATCGCGTCGGTGAGCCGCTTCCTGCTGGTCTCGCGCACCGTCGATGCCGCGCATGCCAGCGCGCTTGCGGTCGAGGGCGGGCAACTGGGCGCGCTGGAACCGAAGGCGCACCCGACCGGCACCACGGTCGAGGTGCGCGACCTGTTCTACAACGTGCCGGCGCGGCGCAAGTTCCTGCGCGCCGAGCGCACCGAGCTCGGCCATGTCGAGGACTGGCTGCGTTCGCTGGCGCTGGCGCGCCCCGACGTCGAGCTGCGCATCGCCCACAACGGCAAGCCACTGCGACGTTATCGAGGTGGCGGCTCGCTGTTCGAGGACGGACGGCTGGAAGAAACACTGGGCGCGGAGTTCGCGCGGCAGGCGCTGCGGATTGACCACAGCGCCGCGGGGCTGCGCCTGTCGGGCTGGATCGCGCGCCCGGCCTATTCGCGTGCCAGTGCCGACCAGCAGCATCTCTACGTCAACGGCCGCGCGGTGCGCGACCGCAGCATCAGCCATGCGGTCAAGCAGGCGTACGCGGACGTGATGTACCACGGGCGCCAGCCTGCGTATGTGCTGTTCCTGGAGCTCGACCCCACGCGCGTGGACGTCAACGTGCATCCGGCCAAGCACGAGGTGCGATTCCGCGACGGCCGCCTGCTGCACGAGTTCGTCTACCGCACGCTGCAGGGGGCCCTGGCCGAAACGCGTGCCGGCCTCGGGGCGGCAGTGACGTCGGACGCCTCGTCGCCGGAACCATCGGCGGCTTCAGCATTCGCCGCGTCCTGGACCGGCAGCGGGCAGCCGCGCGAACAATCGCACCTGGCGCTGCGCGTCGACGAACTGCGCGCAGGCTACGCAGCGCTGTACGGGGCGACCCCGGCCGCCGCAGATGGCGGCGTGGTCGTTGGACACGCGATGCCCGACGCCGACGAGCGCGGCATTCCGCCGCTCGGCTTCGCCCTGGCGCAGCTGCATGGCATCTACATCCTGAGCCAGGCGGCCGATGGCCTGATCGTCGTCGACATGCATGCAGCGCATGAGCGCATCGGCTACGAGAAGCTGAAGGCCGCGCACGACAGCGAGGGCCTGCGCATGCAGCCGCTGCTGGTGCCACAGACCGTGGCCGTCGCCGAGCGCGAGGCCGAGGTTGCCGAGCGCGAGGCTGCGGTGCTGTCGGAGCTGGGCTTCGACGTCTCGCGGGCCGGGCCGCAGTCGCTGCTGCTGCGTGGCGTGCCGGCGCTGCTCGCGCAGGGCGACACCGAGGCCTTGTTGCGCGACGTGCTGGCCGACCTGCGCGAACACGGACACAGCCGCCGCGTCAGCGGCGCACGCGACGAGCTGCTCTCGACGATGGCCTGCCATGGTTCGGTGCGTGCCAACCGCCGGCTCACGGTGCCCGAGATGAACGCGCTGCTGCGGCAGATGGAAGAAACCGAACGTTCGGGCCAGTGCAATCATGGGCGTCCGACCTGGGCACGCTTTACTCTCCCGGAGATCGATCGCTGGTTCATGCGGGGACGCTGA
- a CDS encoding NAD(P)H-hydrate dehydratase, which produces MSDSAPGASGFLYVNAALRMLEQAAIEEAGGDGSVLMERAGAAAWRTARRRWPQARRVLVVCGPGNNGGDGYVVARHALQAGCEVRVRHAPQHAPSSVLAQRAAQAFMAAGGVVGVADGALPLCDLVVDAVFGIGLARAPDDGVTALLDAINALAAPVLALDVPSGVDAGSGDVHGAAVRATVTLQFLGAHLGLQTGPALDHAGERLLDTLDVSPAVLAGVRADAQWFAVAALTGWFPPRARDSHKGNAGHVLCVGGDHGKGGAVLLAAEAALRCGAGLVSVATRAMHVGPMLARRPEAMPHVVDDASALQPLLDAATVVALGPGLGTAGWGESLYTSALAGQHALVFDADALNLLACRGDRLPAETILTPHPGEAARLLGCDVARVQRDRHAAVQALVGRYRCCVILKGAGSLVAAPDRMTRLIAAGNPGMAVGGMGDVLTGCVAALRAQGMQPFEAATAGALLHARAGDRAAAGGGERGLLPSDLFPYLREGANP; this is translated from the coding sequence ATGAGCGATTCCGCACCCGGCGCGTCCGGTTTCCTGTACGTGAATGCCGCGCTGCGGATGCTGGAGCAGGCCGCGATCGAGGAGGCCGGCGGCGATGGCTCCGTGTTGATGGAACGCGCCGGGGCCGCGGCCTGGCGCACCGCGCGCCGGCGCTGGCCGCAGGCGCGACGGGTGCTCGTCGTCTGCGGCCCCGGCAACAACGGTGGCGATGGATACGTCGTCGCCCGCCATGCATTGCAGGCCGGCTGTGAGGTGCGCGTACGGCACGCGCCCCAGCACGCCCCCAGCAGTGTGCTGGCGCAACGCGCCGCGCAGGCCTTCATGGCCGCCGGAGGCGTCGTCGGAGTCGCGGATGGCGCCTTGCCGTTGTGCGATCTGGTGGTGGATGCGGTATTCGGTATCGGCCTCGCGCGCGCACCGGACGATGGCGTCACGGCATTGCTGGACGCGATCAATGCGCTGGCTGCACCGGTGCTTGCTCTCGACGTGCCCAGCGGCGTGGATGCCGGCAGCGGCGACGTGCATGGCGCGGCGGTGCGGGCGACCGTCACGTTGCAGTTCCTCGGCGCGCACCTCGGGCTGCAGACCGGCCCCGCGCTCGACCACGCCGGTGAACGGCTGCTCGATACGCTGGATGTTTCCCCGGCGGTGCTCGCCGGCGTGCGCGCCGATGCGCAGTGGTTCGCAGTCGCTGCGCTGACCGGGTGGTTCCCTCCGCGCGCGCGTGACAGCCACAAAGGGAACGCCGGCCACGTGCTGTGCGTCGGTGGCGACCATGGCAAGGGTGGGGCGGTGCTGCTCGCTGCCGAGGCGGCGCTGCGTTGCGGCGCCGGCCTGGTCAGCGTGGCGACGCGCGCCATGCACGTGGGGCCCATGCTGGCGCGTCGGCCGGAAGCGATGCCGCACGTCGTCGACGACGCATCCGCATTGCAACCATTGCTCGACGCCGCAACCGTGGTTGCGCTGGGTCCGGGCCTGGGCACTGCCGGCTGGGGCGAGTCGCTGTATACGTCCGCGCTCGCGGGCCAGCACGCCCTGGTATTCGACGCCGACGCGCTCAACCTGCTTGCCTGCCGCGGTGATCGCCTTCCGGCGGAGACGATCCTGACCCCGCATCCGGGTGAGGCCGCACGTCTGCTTGGATGCGATGTCGCCCGCGTGCAGCGCGACCGCCATGCCGCAGTGCAGGCCCTGGTGGGGCGCTACCGGTGCTGCGTGATCCTCAAGGGTGCCGGCAGCCTGGTTGCCGCGCCGGATCGCATGACGCGTCTGATCGCCGCGGGAAATCCCGGCATGGCGGTGGGTGGCATGGGCGATGTCCTGACCGGCTGCGTGGCGGCATTGCGTGCGCAGGGCATGCAGCCATTCGAGGCGGCGACCGCGGGCGCGCTGCTGCATGCACGCGCGGGCGATCGTGCTGCGGCCGGCGGGGGCGAACGTGGCCTGCTGCCGTCCGACCTCTTTCCGTATCTGCGCGAGGGTGCGAATCCGTGA
- the panD gene encoding aspartate 1-decarboxylase, translated as MQLTLLKAKIHRATVTHAELHYEGSCAIDGDLLDLSGIREYERIEIYNINNGERFATYAIRAEAGSGIISVNGAAAHKAACGDLVIICAYGACDEAEAAAFRPSLVYVDRQNRMTHTNESIPAQAA; from the coding sequence ATGCAACTGACCCTGCTCAAAGCCAAGATCCACCGTGCCACCGTCACCCACGCGGAGCTGCACTACGAAGGCTCCTGCGCGATCGACGGGGACCTGCTCGACCTGTCGGGCATCCGCGAGTACGAGCGCATCGAGATCTACAACATCAACAACGGCGAGCGCTTCGCGACCTATGCGATCCGAGCCGAGGCTGGCAGCGGCATCATTTCGGTCAACGGCGCCGCCGCGCACAAGGCGGCCTGTGGCGACCTCGTCATCATCTGCGCCTATGGCGCCTGCGACGAGGCCGAAGCGGCGGCGTTCAGGCCGAGCCTGGTGTATGTGGACCGGCAGAACCGGATGACGCACACCAACGAGTCGATCCCGGCGCAGGCGGCCTGA
- the queG gene encoding tRNA epoxyqueuosine(34) reductase QueG, translated as MNTPAPRTPDVDATALAAHIRELARDAGFQRMGISGIELGEDEAHLRSWLAEGLYGTMDWMARHGERRARPAELVPGTLRVISVGLDYGRDDHAESWRTLADGRRAYVARYALGRDYHKLMRNRLQKLADRVAELVGPFGHRVFVDSAPVLERALARNAGLGWIGKHTCLIDRDGGSWFFLGEIYVDLPLPVDPPATAHCGTCTRCIDICPTGAIVAPQRLDARRCISYLTIEHDGAIPEPLRAPIGNRIFGCDDCQLVCPWNKFARRHDEPDFRARNNLDTATLAELFAWTEEEFLQRTEGSAIRRSGHRRWLRNIAVALGNAPTTAETLDALRSRKDSGDALVDEHVDWALRRHGA; from the coding sequence GTGAACACACCCGCGCCCCGTACGCCCGACGTCGACGCCACCGCACTCGCCGCGCACATCCGCGAGCTGGCGCGCGATGCGGGCTTCCAGCGCATGGGCATCAGCGGCATCGAGCTCGGCGAGGACGAAGCACACCTGCGCTCGTGGCTGGCCGAAGGCCTGTACGGCACGATGGACTGGATGGCGCGCCACGGCGAGCGTCGCGCGCGCCCCGCGGAGCTGGTGCCGGGCACGTTGCGGGTGATCTCGGTCGGCCTCGACTACGGCCGCGACGACCATGCCGAAAGCTGGCGCACGCTTGCCGACGGACGCCGCGCCTACGTCGCCCGCTACGCCCTCGGCCGCGACTACCACAAGCTGATGCGCAACCGCCTGCAGAAGCTCGCCGACCGCGTTGCCGAGCTGGTGGGACCGTTCGGACATCGGGTGTTCGTCGATTCAGCGCCGGTGCTCGAACGCGCACTGGCACGCAATGCCGGCCTCGGCTGGATCGGCAAGCACACCTGCCTGATCGACCGCGACGGCGGTTCGTGGTTCTTCCTCGGCGAGATCTACGTCGACCTGCCACTGCCGGTGGACCCGCCCGCCACGGCGCACTGCGGCACCTGCACGCGCTGCATCGATATCTGCCCGACCGGTGCGATCGTCGCGCCGCAGCGGCTGGATGCGCGCCGCTGCATCAGCTACCTGACCATCGAGCACGACGGTGCGATCCCCGAACCACTGCGCGCGCCGATCGGCAACCGCATTTTCGGCTGCGACGACTGCCAGCTCGTGTGCCCGTGGAACAAGTTCGCCCGGCGCCACGACGAGCCCGATTTCCGCGCACGCAACAACCTCGACACCGCGACGCTGGCGGAACTGTTCGCCTGGACGGAGGAGGAGTTCCTGCAGCGCACCGAAGGCTCGGCCATCCGGCGCAGCGGGCACCGACGTTGGCTGCGCAATATCGCCGTGGCCCTGGGCAACGCGCCGACCACGGCGGAAACGCTCGACGCACTGCGCTCACGCAAGGATTCGGGCGATGCGCTGGTGGACGAACACGTGGACTGGGCGCTACGGCGGCACGGGGCGTAG
- the pgi gene encoding glucose-6-phosphate isomerase → MSAAARRLQQALAPHARRLADTRITGLVGADPARATTLSLRVGPLYANFARQRFDAQALAALHALATEAGLPQALRALFDGAMVNASEQRPALHTALRSALGATPVARDAHAQAREARSRMAAMVDALAASDVTDIVNVGIGGSDLGPRLVVDALKDAHSGRFRVHFLTNVDGSDAFHRLRGLDPAKTAAILVSKSFGTQETLLNGAILRDWLGGSERLHAVSANVEKAQAFGVDPTRVLPMWDWVGGRYSLWSAVGFSIALAIGMDGFEALLAGAAEMDAHVLEAPLEANLPVLHALAAVWNRNGLGLPTHAVLPYDERLALLPAYLQQLVMESLGKSVTPDGEPADVDTVPVLWGGAGTNSQHSFFQALHQGTQTVPADFIGVVRPDHPYAENHAALLSNLLAQTEALANGHAADDAQKRYPGNRPSTLLLLDALTPRSLGALIALYEHSVYLQSVLWGINAFDQWGVELGKRIAGELLPAVKGEPARVEDPVTRALLAEIAARR, encoded by the coding sequence ATGTCGGCGGCGGCGCGGCGGCTTCAGCAGGCGCTGGCGCCGCATGCGCGCCGGCTCGCCGACACCCGCATCACCGGGCTGGTCGGCGCCGATCCGGCCCGCGCGACCACGCTGTCGCTGCGCGTCGGCCCGCTGTACGCCAACTTCGCCCGCCAGCGCTTCGATGCGCAGGCACTGGCCGCGCTGCACGCGCTGGCCACTGAGGCCGGACTGCCGCAGGCACTGCGTGCGCTGTTCGACGGCGCAATGGTCAACGCCTCCGAACAGCGTCCGGCCCTGCACACCGCATTGCGCTCGGCGCTTGGCGCCACGCCGGTGGCCCGTGATGCGCATGCGCAGGCGCGTGAGGCACGGTCGCGCATGGCGGCGATGGTGGATGCACTGGCGGCGTCGGACGTCACCGATATCGTCAACGTCGGCATTGGCGGTTCCGATCTCGGTCCGCGGCTGGTGGTCGATGCACTCAAGGATGCGCACAGCGGGCGTTTCCGCGTGCACTTCCTGACCAATGTCGACGGCAGCGACGCGTTCCATCGCCTGCGCGGACTGGACCCGGCGAAGACTGCGGCGATCCTGGTGTCGAAGAGCTTCGGCACCCAGGAAACCCTGCTCAACGGCGCCATCCTGCGCGACTGGCTGGGCGGTAGCGAACGTCTCCATGCGGTCAGCGCCAACGTCGAGAAGGCACAGGCGTTCGGTGTCGATCCCACGCGCGTGCTGCCGATGTGGGACTGGGTGGGCGGGCGCTATTCGCTGTGGTCGGCGGTCGGTTTCTCGATCGCGCTGGCCATCGGCATGGACGGCTTCGAGGCACTGCTGGCCGGCGCCGCGGAGATGGACGCGCATGTGCTCGAGGCTCCGCTCGAGGCCAACCTGCCGGTGCTGCATGCCCTGGCGGCGGTGTGGAACCGCAACGGCCTTGGGCTGCCGACCCATGCCGTGCTGCCCTACGACGAACGCCTCGCACTGCTGCCGGCCTACCTGCAGCAACTGGTGATGGAAAGCCTCGGCAAGTCCGTCACGCCCGATGGCGAACCGGCCGACGTCGACACCGTGCCGGTGCTGTGGGGCGGTGCCGGCACCAATTCGCAGCACAGTTTCTTCCAGGCGCTGCACCAGGGTACCCAGACCGTGCCCGCGGACTTCATCGGCGTCGTGCGGCCCGACCATCCGTACGCCGAGAACCACGCCGCGCTGCTGTCCAACCTGCTGGCGCAGACCGAAGCACTGGCGAACGGCCATGCGGCCGATGATGCGCAGAAGCGCTATCCCGGCAACCGGCCGTCGACACTGTTGCTGCTGGATGCGCTGACGCCGCGTTCGCTGGGTGCGTTGATCGCGCTGTACGAACACAGCGTCTACCTGCAGTCGGTGCTGTGGGGCATCAACGCGTTCGACCAGTGGGGCGTGGAACTGGGCAAGCGCATTGCCGGGGAACTCCTGCCGGCGGTGAAGGGCGAACCTGCGCGGGTGGAAGATCCGGTGACGCGTGCGCTGCTGGCGGAGATCGCCGCGCGGCGTTGA
- the folK gene encoding 2-amino-4-hydroxy-6-hydroxymethyldihydropteridine diphosphokinase has translation MSAPSDCDRSPGCEAAIGLGANLGDPVATLRSAFDALAALPGTRLLAASPLYRSAAWGRQDQPPFVNAVARLHTRLAPDVLLEALLRIEAGHGRVRADDPALRWGPRLLDLDLLLYGARRIDTPGLRVPHPHLHERAFALRPLLDVWPDAAIPGLGPARDLLAGVDEAGVVRLDDSHDRSDRRL, from the coding sequence GTGTCGGCACCGTCGGACTGCGATCGGTCGCCCGGTTGCGAGGCCGCGATCGGCCTGGGCGCCAACCTCGGTGATCCGGTGGCCACGTTACGCAGTGCCTTCGATGCGCTGGCGGCGTTGCCCGGGACCCGCCTGCTGGCGGCGTCCCCGCTGTATCGAAGCGCCGCCTGGGGGAGGCAGGACCAGCCGCCCTTCGTGAACGCCGTCGCGCGGCTGCACACCCGGCTCGCGCCCGACGTACTGCTGGAGGCGCTGCTGCGCATCGAAGCCGGGCACGGCCGGGTGCGCGCCGACGATCCGGCGTTGCGCTGGGGGCCGCGCCTGCTCGACCTCGACCTGCTGCTGTACGGCGCGCGCCGCATCGACACGCCCGGCCTGCGGGTGCCGCACCCGCACCTGCACGAGCGCGCCTTCGCGCTGCGGCCGCTGCTTGACGTGTGGCCGGATGCAGCGATCCCGGGCCTGGGGCCCGCCCGTGACCTGTTGGCGGGCGTCGACGAGGCCGGAGTGGTGCGCCTGGACGACAGCCACGACCGCAGCGACAGGCGGCTGTAA
- the tsaE gene encoding tRNA (adenosine(37)-N6)-threonylcarbamoyltransferase complex ATPase subunit type 1 TsaE, which yields MNTGSTYELQLDDAAATEALAWRLADSQPRDGAVVHLHGDLGAGKSTLARAWLRRLGVEGTVRSPTYTLVERYPLASGGEALHLDLYRIGDPGELEFLGLDEAGGALWLVEWPQRGAGALPPADLAMHLALAAQGRALRIEACSAKGREWVDRLRDGEVVTVS from the coding sequence GTGAACACCGGAAGCACTTACGAGTTGCAGCTGGACGATGCCGCCGCGACCGAAGCGCTGGCCTGGCGGCTGGCGGATTCGCAACCGCGCGATGGCGCGGTGGTCCACCTGCACGGCGACCTCGGTGCCGGCAAGTCGACCCTGGCGCGCGCGTGGCTGAGGCGCCTCGGTGTGGAGGGCACCGTACGCAGTCCGACGTACACGCTGGTCGAGCGCTACCCGCTGGCCAGCGGCGGCGAAGCGCTGCACCTCGATCTGTACCGCATCGGTGATCCGGGTGAGCTGGAATTTCTCGGTCTCGACGAGGCGGGTGGCGCGTTGTGGCTGGTCGAGTGGCCACAGCGTGGCGCCGGCGCGCTGCCGCCGGCCGATCTGGCGATGCACCTGGCGCTGGCGGCGCAGGGTCGGGCGCTCCGCATCGAAGCCTGCTCGGCGAAGGGACGCGAGTGGGTCGACCGGCTCCGTGATGGTGAAGTTGTGACGGTTTCCTGA
- the panB gene encoding 3-methyl-2-oxobutanoate hydroxymethyltransferase: MDKPITVPDLLAARSAGRRLTMLTAYDAGFARVLDANGVDLLLVGDSLGMVVQGHGSTLPVTVDDMVYHTACVARAIRRALLVADLSFQADATPERALDASTRLLQAGAGMVKLEGAGPKLEVIRFLVEREIPVCAHLGLTPQAVLRMGGFKVQGREAAAAERLREEARQVAEAGVALIVLEGVPAPLAATITAASAVPTIGIGAGADCDGQVLVLHDLLGLDSGHRRPRFVKDFLAEGGSVAGAVQAYVAAVREGSFPGAEHSYK, translated from the coding sequence ATGGACAAGCCGATCACCGTTCCCGACCTGTTGGCCGCGCGCAGCGCGGGCCGCAGGCTCACGATGCTCACCGCGTACGACGCCGGTTTCGCGCGCGTGCTCGATGCCAACGGCGTCGACCTGCTGCTGGTCGGCGACTCGCTCGGCATGGTGGTGCAGGGCCACGGCTCGACGCTGCCGGTGACCGTCGACGACATGGTCTATCACACCGCCTGCGTGGCGCGGGCGATCCGCCGTGCATTGCTGGTGGCCGACCTGTCGTTCCAGGCCGACGCCACGCCGGAGCGCGCGCTGGACGCCTCGACGCGGCTGCTGCAGGCCGGCGCGGGCATGGTCAAGCTGGAAGGCGCGGGCCCCAAGCTCGAGGTCATCCGCTTCCTGGTCGAGCGCGAAATCCCGGTCTGCGCGCATCTTGGGCTCACCCCGCAGGCGGTGCTGCGGATGGGCGGCTTCAAGGTGCAGGGCCGCGAGGCCGCGGCCGCGGAACGCCTGCGCGAGGAAGCGCGACAGGTGGCCGAAGCCGGCGTTGCGCTCATCGTGCTCGAGGGTGTGCCGGCCCCGTTGGCCGCCACCATCACCGCGGCGAGCGCGGTGCCGACGATCGGCATCGGCGCCGGCGCCGATTGCGACGGCCAGGTGCTGGTGCTGCACGACCTGCTCGGCCTCGACAGTGGCCATCGCCGCCCGCGCTTCGTCAAGGACTTCCTCGCCGAGGGTGGCTCGGTTGCCGGCGCCGTGCAGGCGTATGTCGCCGCGGTGCGCGAGGGCAGCTTTCCCGGCGCCGAACACTCGTACAAGTAG
- the panC gene encoding pantoate--beta-alanine ligase has protein sequence MIDIVNDLATLRDRVGNWKREGLRVGLVPTMGNLHAGHHSLVRLARAHADRVVASVFVNPTQFGPNEDFARYPRTPDADAEGLAAAGCDLMWAPSVDTMYPLGVDNAVRMSVPGVTEVLEGKRRPGHFDGVATVVSRLFLQVQPDVAAFGLKDYQQLAVIRHLVRDLAFPLELLPGTIVRDADGLALSSRNQYLSPAQRAAAPLIHATLQRMRERSLAGEPRDAIEAAAHQALTAGGFEVDYVVIRTPALAVPTDGHGPRVALVAARLGTTRLIDNLQFGSGG, from the coding sequence ATGATCGACATCGTCAACGACCTCGCCACGCTGCGTGACCGCGTCGGCAACTGGAAACGCGAAGGCCTGCGCGTCGGGCTGGTGCCGACGATGGGCAACCTGCACGCGGGCCACCATTCTCTGGTGCGCCTCGCCCGCGCGCATGCCGATCGCGTCGTGGCGAGCGTGTTCGTGAATCCCACCCAGTTCGGTCCGAACGAGGATTTCGCCCGCTATCCACGCACTCCGGACGCCGACGCCGAAGGGCTCGCGGCCGCCGGCTGCGACCTGATGTGGGCGCCGTCGGTGGACACGATGTATCCGCTCGGTGTCGACAACGCGGTGCGCATGTCGGTGCCGGGAGTGACGGAGGTGCTGGAGGGGAAGCGGCGACCCGGCCACTTCGACGGCGTGGCGACGGTGGTGTCGCGGCTGTTCCTGCAGGTGCAGCCGGACGTTGCCGCGTTCGGGCTCAAGGACTACCAGCAGCTTGCGGTGATCCGCCACCTCGTGCGCGACCTGGCCTTTCCGCTGGAGCTGCTGCCCGGCACCATCGTGCGCGACGCCGACGGCCTCGCGCTGAGTTCGCGCAACCAGTACCTGTCGCCGGCGCAACGCGCCGCGGCGCCGTTGATCCACGCCACCCTGCAGCGCATGCGCGAGCGCAGCCTGGCCGGCGAGCCGCGCGATGCGATCGAGGCCGCCGCGCACCAGGCGCTCACCGCCGGCGGATTCGAGGTGGACTACGTGGTGATCCGTACCCCCGCGCTCGCTGTGCCCACCGATGGTCACGGCCCGCGAGTGGCGCTGGTGGCGGCGCGCCTCGGCACGACACGGCTGATCGACAATCTCCAGTTCGGCAGCGGCGGCTGA
- a CDS encoding N-acetylmuramoyl-L-alanine amidase → MRARGARIQELLLGLALLAGLVWSVVAKAGEVGGVQLAAGATGTRAELVLPAEVEFRTLNLADPHRLVVDLPGTTLPRNLRLPAPTGLVKAVRSGQPQPGTSRIVFDLHQPVVALKPRFEPAANGVRLVLEWPDDGDVVSGPAVAAAVAASGAAPGPAVVVPTPDPVAASNAATSRLIAGSAQPGSARGAVPSSTAPTPAPASAGDLAASSAATSRLISEIAASRATPPATSSTQVAAASPPPARPATPPATPPQQQPHQARAPQTASVTPVPPLNQAISAAGTRPLVIAIDAGHGGQDPGAVGPTGQREKDITLAIARELARQVDATPGLKSYLTRDRDQFLPLNRRTQLARQAGADMFISIHADAAPNRNAKGSSVYVLSLRGASSQRARWLADKENAADLIGGVRLQEADGTLASVLLDLTQSGQMKASEDAGQHVLAGLKRIGNNHKPHIERANFAVLRTSDMPAMLVETAFLSNAEEEQRLIDPRFQSTVARAVLDGVNTYFSNQPPPGTLYAARAAAAVAGNSGQGGSP, encoded by the coding sequence ATGCGCGCCCGGGGAGCTCGAATCCAGGAACTTCTGTTGGGGTTGGCCCTTCTGGCCGGCCTCGTCTGGAGCGTCGTGGCCAAGGCCGGCGAAGTCGGCGGCGTCCAGCTCGCCGCCGGTGCCACCGGAACCCGTGCGGAGCTGGTGCTGCCCGCCGAGGTGGAATTCCGCACGCTGAACCTGGCCGACCCGCATCGGCTGGTGGTCGACCTGCCCGGTACCACGCTGCCCCGCAACCTGCGGTTGCCCGCGCCGACGGGCCTGGTGAAGGCGGTCCGCAGTGGCCAGCCGCAGCCTGGTACCAGCCGCATCGTGTTCGACCTGCACCAGCCGGTGGTGGCGCTCAAGCCGCGATTCGAGCCCGCCGCCAATGGCGTGCGCCTGGTGCTGGAGTGGCCGGACGATGGCGACGTCGTCTCCGGTCCGGCGGTTGCCGCCGCGGTGGCGGCATCCGGCGCGGCCCCGGGGCCTGCAGTCGTGGTGCCGACGCCCGATCCGGTGGCGGCCTCCAACGCCGCGACCTCGCGGCTGATCGCCGGGAGTGCGCAGCCCGGATCTGCTCGTGGCGCCGTGCCGTCATCAACCGCTCCGACGCCGGCGCCCGCAAGTGCCGGTGACCTCGCCGCCTCGAGTGCCGCGACCTCGCGCCTGATTTCCGAAATCGCCGCATCCCGCGCCACGCCTCCAGCAACTTCCTCAACGCAGGTGGCCGCCGCATCGCCGCCGCCGGCGCGTCCGGCCACCCCGCCGGCAACGCCGCCACAGCAACAGCCGCATCAGGCGCGTGCGCCACAGACCGCCAGCGTCACCCCGGTGCCGCCACTCAACCAGGCCATCAGTGCAGCGGGTACGCGTCCGCTGGTCATCGCCATCGACGCCGGCCACGGTGGCCAGGACCCGGGCGCGGTCGGTCCCACCGGACAGCGCGAGAAGGACATCACCCTGGCCATCGCCCGCGAACTTGCGCGGCAGGTGGATGCAACGCCGGGCCTCAAGTCCTACCTGACGCGCGACCGCGACCAGTTCCTGCCGCTCAACCGGCGCACCCAGCTCGCGCGCCAGGCCGGCGCGGACATGTTCATCTCCATCCACGCCGATGCCGCGCCCAACCGCAATGCGAAGGGTTCGTCGGTGTATGTGCTGTCGCTGCGCGGGGCGTCGTCGCAGCGCGCGCGCTGGCTGGCCGACAAGGAAAACGCGGCCGACCTCATCGGCGGCGTGCGCCTGCAGGAGGCCGACGGCACGCTGGCCTCGGTCCTGCTCGATCTCACCCAGAGCGGGCAGATGAAGGCCTCCGAGGACGCCGGCCAGCACGTGCTCGCCGGGCTCAAGCGGATCGGCAACAACCACAAGCCGCATATCGAGCGGGCGAACTTCGCCGTGCTGCGCACCTCCGACATGCCGGCGATGCTGGTCGAGACCGCGTTCCTGTCCAACGCCGAGGAAGAGCAGCGGCTGATCGATCCGCGCTTCCAGTCCACCGTTGCGCGTGCCGTGCTCGACGGCGTGAACACCTATTTCTCCAACCAGCCGCCGCCGGGCACCCTGTACGCCGCGCGGGCGGCGGCCGCCGTGGCGGGCAACAGCGGCCAGGGCGGCAGCCCCTGA